GAAGCAAGCCGTCGTTGTCCGTCCAGTCCACTCCACGAAGGCTCATGTCATGGCCCAGCTTTTTATGAAAACACCATTTGACATCTGTTGGACAGACCAGCTCTGTAGTCAGTCAGGCTTAGGCCTGTTCGAAAACCAGAAGCATTTGAAAACCGTTGCGTACGGAACAGAACACATCGAGGCGTACCACAGGAAACGCAACTTCTCACTGTTTCCATCAATGTCTTGCCAAGGCCAAGccagagaaacaggaagtggagggatGTGAAGATATGGTGTGAGAAGTGATGATCTATTTTGCTATGTGAAACACGACATGGGTTCTCAAGATGTGGTGGACGTTGATGTGCTGCTGCTTTGGTCTGCACACTCATCTCAAGATGGGTCTATACGACTACCGGTGTAGGCCTTTCATGTTTTTATTCattaataatatttaatattgTCAAACCagaaataaaatatattgtaATGGTATGACAGTGTTGTGCTCTTTATAACCTGGATTCTGGCACCTTGGGTGCTGGGTAGCTAATTGATGACATTATCATTAAAAAATTGTTTTGAATAGCAGGTTTGGTTGAaaaagagcagagagaaagagtgagaaagagtaaGCCTCACCTTCAAGGTCAGAAGAGGAGGTTGTGGCCAGTCCAATGTGTATctgacaggatgtgatgtcattctttaagtcctgtgtgtgtgtggtcatgcaAGCATGTTTTCTTAAATGATTTTGACAAGTCGAATGTCTTCTCAGAATAGTTAGCTGCAAACGGGAACCACAGGCTTGTCCAAGTAACTTGATACTGATTGTATTGTGAACATGTGAACAACATGCAGTGTTAATGTGTGACCACTAGGGGGCAGAGCAGCTCCTCATGTGAGACGAGCACggggggcagagacagacagtgtttAACATTGTCAGACTTAACTGTGTTTTTAGTAGCCTTTCATACTCCCCAATCACCTTCATAACGGTATCCCTACAATATGCAGTCAATCACAAAGTGATCATGTACGTGACTCATGTCATTGCTTCGAAGAATCctttaaaaaaagtatttgaTATATGCAAatcactttttctctcactcgctctctctttctctttctttctaagcacacacacaatacaaaactctcctcctccttcccctccatctcctcatcttcctcctcatctcctccttctccctccatctcctggtAAACAGTAGGGACATTAAGCCTCTATAGTAAATCTTGGCCAGGCCCCCTGACTCCATGCTAATCACCCTCGCCGATTTCCATGGTCCACATTACCATACAGATGTTGCTAAGAATGAGCGAGCAGCTTCACAAAGGCCCTGCTCTGAGAGGTGTGGCCCTTTCAtatctcccagcagccctctcaaacaccacccctccctctgaccccccctcacacacacacacacccctggcccCTAGAAACCAGCAGCTAGCTATTGTCTGCCTCTCTTCAGCTGTGGGATGTCTTCAGTGTGCTTACAACAGAATGCCGGGACAAAGATGAacaatgctcacacacacacacacaaaccccctcaACTTCTGTTCCCttctgtctcagtgtgtgtgagagagacccagTAATGGATGGAAATCAGTCACAAGTATCATGTGCTTCATTATGCAGTCAGGTCACTTTTGTTCCAGCATCTGTTGCAAAGTTTGGTTTATTTTTTGGACTAAAACCCTCAGAACCGTGAAAATGCATGTGGTTTGATAATCTAAAGTGGCTCATCTTGAAGAAACTGTGGAAAGGAAATTATGCATCGACTCATCATAATCTAAATCCTACTTTGaaaagacaagagaaaaagatgagttctttcccttttttaaagattttgttttatttttaaccAAACGGGAAAAATATATTAAGATACAAACTGGGATTTTACATCCCATGGAATGTAAACAATGCACTTAAATTATATAAAAACAAAATGATATAAAACCAACACAACATAGTTTTTGcttaaaaaacaaataaataagtaTTTAAGTTAACAAATGCAAAGCCTCGTTTGTTAGTTTGCAGTCACAGTTAAGGCCCAAGTCAAGACAACTCTAGTCCTTCCTAGTTGAACAGCAGATATGACCCGCCCACCTCATGGCTCACTAAAAGGCAGGTCTTCTGTAAGTTCCAAAGGTTAAAAACAACCATAACAAAACATACACAGTAGTTCATTGATTTCACAAGCCTCTTAAATCGTTTGCGTGCAGGAGACCAAGCTCATAAAACTCATTACATGGTCATTGAggaaactcgaatcaaacaaacaaccAGCAAAGATACTAAAACGTACGTCGACAATCACAAGTCTATCAGGAGGCATCACCGGAGAGAAACCGACCATAACAACAGAATAACCTTTGAACCCCCAATGGGAGCATGTGATTGGCTGCCTGGCTGAGGATAAGAGGAAGgaatgaaaaaaagaaactgaAGAAAGGGAGTttgacctccctcctctccctcatccccctgtaCCCCCCAACTCCTTCCTGGGCCACTGAGCAGCTGTCTTACGCTATCCAACAAGAGCGAGGAGTATTGATTGGATGAGAAGTATTGATTGAACAGGCTAACTTAATAACAGTATCACTCTCGCTGGCATCGTAACATTCCTCTGCAGTTTGTTTCATATTAAAACCTTAAAGCTACAAAATAGCTCAATAGCAAGGCAGACTGTAAGCACAGTAAAGAACATTCTCCTGCATGGGATCCCAAATGCATTACACAATCAATACAAAAAAATGACTCTGCAGAACACACAAAAGGGAATAAATTACTACAAACTGGTTAGACTAGCGATTTATAATACTGGGAGTTAAGTCACCTTTACTAAAGGCTACTTCCTGCGTGCAGTACatcagggggagggggctgtAGAGAAGTCTATGTTCAGCTTTGGTTATACACTAGAGGGTATTCAGCTACAAGAGGAACCAGTGGAGTGTGTCCACGCGCACGTCACATCTACACACTTCTGCAAATAGAAACCATGGTTAATCCCATAATACCTGACACcttatataaaaaatattataataaaGATCAAATAATGGGTACAGAAAATTCCTACATGGAACTCTCATCATCTAGGCTACATTGTGAATGTAAGGCCAGGCAAAGCACCCTTTAGAATCTAACACGGGTATACAACAGTATACATGGGTTCTGATCATCAACATTAACGTGGGGACGGAACTTTACAAGACACAGAGCAGAGCTACACCTGCAGAGAGTAGGAATGCAATATGCACAAAGTTAGTCAGACGGACGGTCCGACAAGCAGTCTGAAAGTCGAGTGGACAGTCAGAAAGTCCGCCAGGCAGTCAGAACTTCAGCCGGGTGGACTGGACTAACCGGCCTCAGTCGTCCGAGACGGACAGGCGGCTGAAGATGGGCAGGCGTCGTCCCTCGAAGCTGGGCGACTCGGATCCGCTGAGGCTGCTGGAACTGCTGTAGCCCTCCAGGTCGGTGAGGGACTCGGCCGAGGAGCAGCGGTGGAGCACGGGCAGGGCCGGGAAGGAGAAGGCCTGGCGCTGGCTCTGGTGGTTCTGATGGTTCTGGTGGTTCTGGAGCTGAATATGACACTTCTGGGCCACCTGGACCACCGGCCCCCCACACACGGCCTGGCACtttgaggaggacaaggagtcAGTGAGGGCGTAGAAGCGTGGCGTGCCCGGCTGGTCCCCCCCCAGGTCCGAGGAGAAAGGGTAGGCCTGTCTGAAGGCCGCCGGCtcaggcaggaggggggagaggagctcaGGGCTCCctgtggatggagggggggacacGGAGGAGGCCCGGGAGAACAGcatggggtcctggaggggctGGAACCCAGTCAGCAGCTGCGGACGGAAggccggagaggaggaggaggaggaagaggaggaagagaagccgGCAAAGCTGATGCTCTGGCGGAGCAGCTGGGGGCGCTCTCTGGCCCAGGGGTGCTGGGTACCCGGGGGAGAGTCCTGCTCCTCGTTGTTGTGGACAAAGTGGCAGCGGGAGCCGTAGGGGCAGAAGCCGATGGTGTGGAAGGTGCGGCACGGCTCTGTCTTGTACTTGGGGTGGCGGCTCAGGCCGCGCACCTCGTCCATGCCGTGGGCGAACTGGCACTTGGAGCCGTACTTGCAGGTCCCGCTCTCCTCATACGTGCGGCACAGTTCAGTCTTGTAGCGCGTGGAGagcggaggggtgggggcgggggtcaGGCACTTGGAGGTGGACAGAAAGCCAGTGCTGAGGCTCAGGCCTGGCGGGGGCAtcaggggcgggggggtggggagctGGTGTTCGCGCGAGCCCAGGCTGCCGACGTTGCCCTCGATCATACTGACAGAACGGTCCACGCGGAACGGAATGTGGTTGAGAGACGAACGCGGCAGCTGTTGCTGGAACTCCCGGCTCCACGGTTGGTTTCCGGAGCTGAGAGGCCAGCCAATGGGCTCAGCAACGGGCTCCACGCTGCCGTTGTTGAACTTGGAGTTGGGGAGAGTCACCGGACACAGCGAGTGCCTGCGCTGGAAACCCACGACGCGCTGTCTCTGCGTGTTGACTGGAAGGCCATCTGTCATGTCCAGACCGTGGAAATTCTATCACATAAGAAGGCAGCAGAGGGTCACATTCCATGGTCGATGAGCTAAACCTCTCCACATCAATACAATTTAGCTAAAACAAAACCGATTGTAAAATATTGCCACAAGTTGACTGTTTGCAGGTTGTATTTAGGCATGGTGAGATTTAAGACCATGGAACAAACTTTTGTTTAAAcggtaaaacacatttcttaaaATAGCCTTGTTGTTTAAATGTTGCCAAGAAACGTAATCAATGTGACATTAAACAAAGCTTTAGTTACTCATGCATCAAAAATAAGTTGTAAAACCAACAAAACAGCCTGTATTAGCCTATGGCATAATCGCCAGATAAAAGTTAACTTTTCTATCGTCTAACTGATCAGATTTTTACCTTGCAAAACTCCTCGTCCAGCTCCAGAAAAGGGGTCAGGAAATTGGAAGGCATTGTGTCTATGCCTGTGTAATATGTCCGATGCGGTGGAGAATCCGtcgagagagtagagagacgcTCAAAAGAAGCGCTTCTAAACTTTCCTCACCATCTGCCGGAATCTGTATAAGTAGTTGGGgaagcctggctcctccccctgggtGACGATGCGTGTCTTGCGCGGAGGTTGACCCCTCTAGTAAAGGGGTCTCTTGAAtgagtactctctctctctctctctctctctctctctctctctctctctctctctctctctctctctctctctctctctctctctctctctctctctttgaataCATTAGGCCCCTAGAAAAAAGTTCTGACTGAATCTGTGCTAGTGGGGAAAACCCAACTCCAAAGTTACACCAGCAGGCCTCACTCTCATGTGAGTTAGGAAGATCACATATTCCTATACAAGACATATAGATCTCTGTAAAAATGCTTATTGAAACATGCTCAAAGACAATCTCCAGTTCAGTATAACCACTTTGTGTATGAGTGGACCAGCCTACGGTAATGTAATGACTGACAGGATGTTGAGGGTTATTTGATATTTGAAAAGGACTCCGTTGTCATTGTGCGTCCCagcctgcaggggggggggggggggatggacaaAGGCTCCACAGAGATGATGTTGGTTCAGAGATTCACTTGTAAATGTGGAGCCAGAGCAGCAACAAGAGTCCCACCCTCAACTCCACTGGCCTGCATTGTATAGTGAGCCAAGTCGTttgggagggatgtgtgtgtgtgtggggagtggttgggggggggggggggtaggggggttgcATGtgcgtgagtctgtgtgtagttgtgtgtgtgtgtcgggggaagGGTTGTGAGAGAAAAGAGCAGTTTAACAGTAAGAAGTTTGGAGATCAAGTGACTTTGCTGGCATTGTTATCTGAAGATGGCTGAGGATTGCCGATGATTGTTCAACCGATAATCCATACGCccattcacccattcatccaGTCATCCAGTCGTCCCTTCATCCGCTCACCTGTTCATTCCTTCATCCCTTCTCCCATTCATCCCTTtatcccttcatcccttcacCTGTGGAGAGAACATCAGCCCTCCGCTCACCAGGTGAGCTACCAGACTGCACCGTGTCCAGCCTCCAGTTAGTGGCACACACAAGGTCAACCAGTTCAGTAGGAGCTGTTGTGACGTGTTGAATCTAATCTGGTATTAAGGAGTGTACTCACATGTTGCTCCCCATGCCTGAATGCTTCAGCCTGGAGTTGGATGTTTAAACTTCCACTGGAGcaatgcccccctctctcttcattggTTTAACCAGAGGTGCTTCCTCATGGATGTACTTATGAACGTTTGGACCGATGAAggctgtgtctgtgactgtctaACCCTGAGGTCAA
The genomic region above belongs to Osmerus eperlanus chromosome 11, fOsmEpe2.1, whole genome shotgun sequence and contains:
- the sb:cb81 gene encoding mRNA decay activator protein ZFP36L1-like, whose protein sequence is MPSNFLTPFLELDEEFCKNFHGLDMTDGLPVNTQRQRVVGFQRRHSLCPVTLPNSKFNNGSVEPVAEPIGWPLSSGNQPWSREFQQQLPRSSLNHIPFRVDRSVSMIEGNVGSLGSREHQLPTPPPLMPPPGLSLSTGFLSTSKCLTPAPTPPLSTRYKTELCRTYEESGTCKYGSKCQFAHGMDEVRGLSRHPKYKTEPCRTFHTIGFCPYGSRCHFVHNNEEQDSPPGTQHPWARERPQLLRQSISFAGFSSSSSSSSSSPAFRPQLLTGFQPLQDPMLFSRASSVSPPPSTGSPELLSPLLPEPAAFRQAYPFSSDLGGDQPGTPRFYALTDSLSSSKCQAVCGGPVVQVAQKCHIQLQNHQNHQNHQSQRQAFSFPALPVLHRCSSAESLTDLEGYSSSSSLSGSESPSFEGRRLPIFSRLSVSDD